The genomic segment TCCGGCTGCTCGTGCATCTCGAAGCCGCCCAGCACGCCGGCGTGGACGAAGATGAACTGGTCGCTCTCGTGGTAATCGACGAGTTCGTTTTGGAGGAAGTGCCAGTGGTCCGCGGGCACGTCCTCGAAGGTGCCGGTCCGGCCGGCCGCGGGGCCGTAGGAGCCGAGTGTCTGGACGCCGCCGACGCTGAGCCACATTTTCTTTTCGGAGTGCCCGCCGCGCCACGCGTCGAGCATCATGAGTTCGTGGTTCCCGCGCAGGCAGGTCACCGGCCGCGTCTTTTTCAGGTCGATGAGCCGGTTCAGCACCCCGCGCGAGTCCGGGCCGCGGTCGACGTAATCGCCGAGGGTGATGAGGACGTCGTCCGGTTCGGGCCGCACCCAGGCGAGCAGGTCGTCGAGCGGGCCGAGGCAGCCGTGTATGTCGCCGATGGCGAGGACGCGCATGGAAGTCTCCGCGGAGAAGCTTCAGTATAACGCCGGGATGCCGATCATTCTCTTTGACATCGACGGAACGCTCGTCCGCAGCGGCGGCGCCGGCAAGGCCGCAATGGAGGCCGCGCTGGTCGCCGCGTTCGGCGTGGCCGAGCTGCGCGACGAGGTGCCGTACAGCGGCCGCACCGACACCGCGATCACCCGCGACCTGCTCCGGGTCCACGGCATCGACGCGACCCCGGCGAACCAGCAGACGCTCCGCGACGCGTATCTTGCGCAGTTGCCCGGCAGTCTGGCTCTGAAGGGTGGAACCGTTTGCCCCGGTGTGCCCGAGTTGCTCGCGGCGGTGGCCGGCGCGCCCGGCGTGGTGCTCGGCCTGTTGACCGGCAACGTGCGGACCGGCGCGCGGACCAAGCTCGCCCACTTCGGGCTGTGGGACTTCTTCGCGTGCGGCGGGTTCGGTGACGACCACTTCGACCGCGACGACGTGGCCCGGTCGGCGCTCGCGTCGGTCCACGCGCACGTCGGGCGGGCCGTGGACCCGGCCGACGTGTGGGTGATCGGTGACACCCCGCTCGACGTGAGCTGTGCGCGGGCGATCGGGGCCAACGCGGTGGCCGTGGCGACCGGCTGGCACACGATGGACGAACTCGCCGGTCACAAACCGGACCTGATCTTCGACGACCTCTCCGACCACTCCCGGTTGCTGACCGCGTGGGGGCGGTAGCTGGCGCGGGGTGAACCGGCCCCGATACACGAACCCGATGGCCAGCGAGCGGCGCGGCGTGAGCCCGCCGGTGCGACGCGGCACGAAGCGCCGGCGGGCTTACTGCCCGCGCCGTGTTGTCGGTGGTTGGCGGCGCCAACCGGCGGACTCACGCCGCGCCGCTCGCGCGCTCGGGTTGTAGGTCGCGGTCGAGCGTGACTTTGCACGCGAGGCCCGACGGCGGACGCGCTATCCGGTTCTGCAACGCCGAGCAGCGCACGCGAGATCCGCAGAGCGGAGGGTCGTCGGGCCTCGCGTGCAAAGCCACGCTCGACCGCGACCTACAACCCGAGCGCGCGAGCGGGCCGACCGTTCCGCCCCCCCAGCTCTTGTCCGTTCTTTCCGCGCATTTCGTCTCTTTTCGCTCAAGTGTCAACCCACTCACCCCCGTCTGCCGAAACCAGTTGTGACGGATGCGCCACGGGTCGCGCGGGGCGCGCCATTTCACAGGAGTCAGGGATGACGACTTCGCAGGTGACCGTGCGGTGGCTCGCCGTACTCGCGCTGGTGGCCGGGTTCTCCGCCGCCGCCAGTGCGCAGCCGGTGGCCGTCACCGCCGAGTGGGCGCTCAACCAGCAGCCGAAGCAGGCGGGGGTGAACGTCAGCACGCCGGCGCCCGATCAGGCGCCGCGGTGCAAGGTGACGCCCATCCCGAACCCGAAGGCGCCCGGCACGCCGATGGGCTACCTCGTCAGCGACGGCGACGGCAAGCCGGTGCGCCAGTTCGTAAGCTACGACGGGAAGAACTACAACATCGTCGCGTTCTACGTGGACGGGGTCGAGGCGTACCGCGAGGTGTACCCGCCGGCCCCCAACGAGCCGTACCAGTTCCGCTGGCTCGGCCCGAACGGCTCCAAATGGGGGCTCGACCGCAACCGCGACCTCGTCATCGACGAGTGGGTCGTCATCTCACCGGAGGAGGTGACGCAGGAACTCGTGCGGGCGGTGGCCGCACGGGACCCGAAGCGCCTCGGCGCGCTGCTCGTGACCAAAGAGAACCTGGCCGTGTTCGGGCTGCCGCCCGCCGACGCGGAGGCGCTGAAAGCGCGGACCGCCGGGGCCGAAAAACGCATGACGGACACCGCCGACGCCCTCAAGCTGTCCGATCGCACGAAATGGGTCCACGCCGAGTTCGGGGTGCCGAACACCCGCCCGGCCGACGCGTTCGAGGGCCGCGAGGACTACACCGCGCACAAGAACGGCACCGTTCTTGTGGAAGACGGCGGGAAGACCAGCTTCATCCAGACGGGCGAGATGGTGCAGATCGGCCGCGCGTGGAAGCTGATCGACGGCCCGGCCGCCGGTGCCGCCGGCACCGGCGGGACCGAGGGGCCGGTGGTGGAGCCGCAAATCAAGGACCTGGTGGACCGGCTCAACGCGCTCGATCAGAAGGCGCCCGCCCAGCCGACGGTCGCGGCGCTGGCCGCGTTCAACGCCCAGCGGGCCGACCTGCTGGAGCAGGTCGTCGCGCGGGCGAACGCGAAGGAGACGTGGGTCCGCATGCTGATCGACAGCCACGCGGCCGCCGCCGAGAGCGACAAGCCGGGGAACAAGCACCTGGTCCGCCTGGGGCAGTGGAAGGAAGCGATGATGCGGCCGGAGGGGAACCCCACCGTCGCCGCCTACGCGGCGTTCCGCCTGCTGACGGCCGAGAACAGCGTCGGGCTGTCGGCGGCCAAGGACGAAAAGGAGCTGCGGGCCGTTCAGGAGAAGTGGCAGGCCGGGCTGGAGGAGTTCGTGAAGACGTTCCCGAAGTCGGCCGACGCCCCCGACGCGGTGATGCGGCTCGCGATGGCTTACGAGCTGTCCGGCGCAAAGGATTCGGAGCCGAAGGCGAAGCAGTGGCTCGAACAACTGGTGAAAGCCTACCCCGACAGCCGGCCGTATGCGGCGAAGGCGGCCGGCGCGCTGAAGCGGCTCGACAGCGAGGGCAAGCCGCTGGAGCTGTCCGGCCCCCAACTCGGCACCGGTCAGCCGTTTAACGCGGCCCAGAAGGACAAGATCGTCGTGGTTTACTACTGGGCGAGCTGGAGCCAGTCGCTGCCCGAGGACGCCAAAAAGCTTCAGGCGCTGGTGAAGGAGTACGGCGCGAAGGGGCTGACGGTCGTGACGGTGAGCCTGGACCACGACGCGAAACAGGCGGCGGACGCGGTGGCGCGGGTGGCCCTGCCGGGCACGCACCTGTTCGCGACCGGCGGCCTGGACGCCAGCCCGCTGGCGGCCGCGTATGGCATCATGGCCCCGCCGCACGTGCTGCTCGCG from the Frigoriglobus tundricola genome contains:
- a CDS encoding metallophosphoesterase family protein encodes the protein MRVLAIGDIHGCLGPLDDLLAWVRPEPDDVLITLGDYVDRGPDSRGVLNRLIDLKKTRPVTCLRGNHELMMLDAWRGGHSEKKMWLSVGGVQTLGSYGPAAGRTGTFEDVPADHWHFLQNELVDYHESDQFIFVHAGVLGGFEMHEQPDYALFWDFLGEAMRHRSGKTVICGHTSQKTGQPKVVPGAVCIDTYAHGGGWLTCLDAISGRYWQVDALGRKRDGRVDYRNGEE
- a CDS encoding haloacid dehalogenase-like hydrolase yields the protein MEVSAEKLQYNAGMPIILFDIDGTLVRSGGAGKAAMEAALVAAFGVAELRDEVPYSGRTDTAITRDLLRVHGIDATPANQQTLRDAYLAQLPGSLALKGGTVCPGVPELLAAVAGAPGVVLGLLTGNVRTGARTKLAHFGLWDFFACGGFGDDHFDRDDVARSALASVHAHVGRAVDPADVWVIGDTPLDVSCARAIGANAVAVATGWHTMDELAGHKPDLIFDDLSDHSRLLTAWGR
- a CDS encoding thioredoxin-like domain-containing protein; the encoded protein is MTTSQVTVRWLAVLALVAGFSAAASAQPVAVTAEWALNQQPKQAGVNVSTPAPDQAPRCKVTPIPNPKAPGTPMGYLVSDGDGKPVRQFVSYDGKNYNIVAFYVDGVEAYREVYPPAPNEPYQFRWLGPNGSKWGLDRNRDLVIDEWVVISPEEVTQELVRAVAARDPKRLGALLVTKENLAVFGLPPADAEALKARTAGAEKRMTDTADALKLSDRTKWVHAEFGVPNTRPADAFEGREDYTAHKNGTVLVEDGGKTSFIQTGEMVQIGRAWKLIDGPAAGAAGTGGTEGPVVEPQIKDLVDRLNALDQKAPAQPTVAALAAFNAQRADLLEQVVARANAKETWVRMLIDSHAAAAESDKPGNKHLVRLGQWKEAMMRPEGNPTVAAYAAFRLLTAENSVGLSAAKDEKELRAVQEKWQAGLEEFVKTFPKSADAPDAVMRLAMAYELSGAKDSEPKAKQWLEQLVKAYPDSRPYAAKAAGALKRLDSEGKPLELSGPQLGTGQPFNAAQKDKIVVVYYWASWSQSLPEDAKKLQALVKEYGAKGLTVVTVSLDHDAKQAADAVARVALPGTHLFATGGLDASPLAAAYGIMAPPHVLLAGKDGKIVNRNGHVPALEEDVKKLLAEK